ATGGGTGCGATAACGGTGCATGAAAATCAGGTCTCGCGGTCGATTCGGTACGGAAATCGGTGTGTCTGGAGGCGCGGGAAAAGCGCATGGGGGTCACGCTTTGTCAAGGCAAGCTGCGGCCTCGACAGCGCCGCGCGTATCTGCATTGTGAGAGGCGGAAACAGACCCTCAAGGAATCATGACAAACACAAGCGCAAAGCCGGCTCCAAGCCCGGCCAGCCTCAGCAATTCCAACCCTCCCGCGCGGATGACCACCGGCCAGGCCGTGGTGTCCTCGCTGCTCGCGCACGGAATCGACACGATTTATGCGCTGCCGGGCGTTCACAATGACCACTTTTTCGACGCCCTGTATGGCGCCGGGAACTCTGTCCGGGTGCTCCACAGCCGCCATGAGCAGGGCTGCGCCTATATGGCCCTTGGCGCGGCGCTCGCGACCGGCAAGCCGCAGGTCTACTGCGTGGTGCCCGGCCCCGGCCTCCTGAATACCGGCGCGGCGCTGTTGAATGCCTACAGCACCAACGCCCCGGTGCTGGCGCTAATCGGCCAGATCCCGCAAAGCGCCATCGGCCGCGACCTTGGCCATCTCCACGAAATCCGCGATCAAGCCGGTATCATCGCCCGGCTGGTCGACCATTCGGCCCGGATTCCCCGCGCGGCCGATGCGCCCCGGATGGTGGCGGCGGCGGTCCAATCCATGTTCACCGACCGGCCGGGTCCCGCAGCTCTGGAAGTCGGCATGGACGTCTGGGGCCGGACCGAGCCGGTGGCCGAAATGGGCCCCTTGCCCGCTTTCCAGCCACCGATCGACGAGGACGCGGTCGCGGCGGGCGCCAAACTGCTGGGGGCCGCCAAGAACCCAATGATCATTTGCGGTGGCGGCGCGCAGGACGCCTCGCCGGAGGTGACCGAGCTCTCCGCGATGCTGCAGGCCCCGGTCGCCGGCTATCGGCGCGGCCGTGGCGTGCTCGACAGCCGCGACCCGCTCAGCATCACCCTGCCGCTCTGCCATGCCATGTGGCCGGAGGTCGATGTGGTCGTCAGCGTCGGCTCCCGGCTGCAGCAGCAGCTCACCGTCTGGGGCACGGACAAGAACCTGAAAGTCATCCGCATCGATGCCGACCCGGATGAACCGGAGCGCGCCTGCAAGCCGGACGTCGCCCTGATCGGCGATGCCGCGCCGATCCTGCGCGCCCTGCTCAAAGCCCTCCCTGCACACAATGCCAAGCGCGCCTCGCGCAAGGAAGAAATGGAAGAGCGGCAAGCAAAGATGCGCAAGCGGCTTGAGGTGCTGGTGCCGCAGCTTGCCATCCTTGAGGCCATCCGCGCCGAATTGCCGGAAGACGGCATCTTCGTCGATGAGGTGACGCAGATCGGCTTTGCCGCGCGCCTCACCATGCCGGTCTACAAGCCACGCACTTTCATCTCGCCCGGCTATCAGGACAATCTTGGCTGGGGCTTTGCCACTGCGCTCGGCGTTCAGGATGCGCGGCGCGACGTACCGGTGCTGTCGATTTCCGGTGACGGCGGATTTCTTTACACCGCAAGCGAACTCGCCTCCGCTGTGCGGCACAACATTCCGCTGGTGACAGTTGTGTTCAACAACAACGCCTATGGCAATGTGAAGCTGATCCAGCAGGAATGGTATGGCGGGCGTACCATCGCCAGCGATCTGGTCAATCCGGATTTCGTGAAATTCGCCGACAGCTTCGGCGCCGCCACCGAGCGCGTCGAAAATCCTGACGAGCTTCGCGCCGCCTTGCGGCGCGGCTTCAATCGCCGCACTGGACCGACCCTGATCGAGATGCCGGTCGGGCCGATGCCTTCGCCCTGGGACTTCATCATGATGCCGCGCGTGCGCGGGTGACTTCGAGACACTATGGACCTTATTACAGCAACGAAAGATCTCGCTGAAATCTGCGAACGTATGGCGAAGCATCCCTTCGTCACCGTCGATACCGAATTCCTGCGTGAATCGACCTATTATCCACAATTGTGCGTGGCGCAGCTTGCGACTGAAGATGAATCCGTCGTTGTCGATGCGCTGGCGGACGGCATCGATCTCAAGCCGTTCTTCGAGCTGATGGCCAATGAAAGCGTGGTGAAGGTCTTTCACGCGGCACGGCAGGACATCGAAATCGTCTGGCACAGGGCCAATCTCATCCCGCATCCGGTCTTCGATACGCAGATTGCGGCGATGGTTCTCGGCTATGGTGATTCCGTTTCGTATGACCAGCTGGTC
The genomic region above belongs to Pseudorhodoplanes sinuspersici and contains:
- a CDS encoding thiamine pyrophosphate-dependent enzyme; this translates as MTNTSAKPAPSPASLSNSNPPARMTTGQAVVSSLLAHGIDTIYALPGVHNDHFFDALYGAGNSVRVLHSRHEQGCAYMALGAALATGKPQVYCVVPGPGLLNTGAALLNAYSTNAPVLALIGQIPQSAIGRDLGHLHEIRDQAGIIARLVDHSARIPRAADAPRMVAAAVQSMFTDRPGPAALEVGMDVWGRTEPVAEMGPLPAFQPPIDEDAVAAGAKLLGAAKNPMIICGGGAQDASPEVTELSAMLQAPVAGYRRGRGVLDSRDPLSITLPLCHAMWPEVDVVVSVGSRLQQQLTVWGTDKNLKVIRIDADPDEPERACKPDVALIGDAAPILRALLKALPAHNAKRASRKEEMEERQAKMRKRLEVLVPQLAILEAIRAELPEDGIFVDEVTQIGFAARLTMPVYKPRTFISPGYQDNLGWGFATALGVQDARRDVPVLSISGDGGFLYTASELASAVRHNIPLVTVVFNNNAYGNVKLIQQEWYGGRTIASDLVNPDFVKFADSFGAATERVENPDELRAALRRGFNRRTGPTLIEMPVGPMPSPWDFIMMPRVRG